Proteins encoded within one genomic window of Lampris incognitus isolate fLamInc1 chromosome 1, fLamInc1.hap2, whole genome shotgun sequence:
- the lhx2b gene encoding LIM/homeobox protein Lhx2b isoform X2 has translation MLFHGLPGGDIHGVVEEMDRRGKGESAAISSAIDMGESETSMPCMNSERVALCAGCGRKIADRYYLLAVDKQWHMRCLKCCECKLNLESELTCFSKDGSIYCKEDYYRRFSVQRCARCHLGISASEMVMRARDLVYHLNCFTCTTCNKMLTTGDHFGMKDSLVYCRLHFETLIQGEYQTHFNHADVVPHKGLGSANTLGLSYFNGVGTVQKGRPRKRKSPGPGAELAAYNAGKNAPLSCNENDGDSMDRDSQYSSSQKTKRMRTSFKHHQLRTMKSYFAINHNPDAKDLKQLAQKTGLTKRVLQVWFQNARAKFRRNLLRQENTGVDKASDGSTLQGGTPSGPASEISNASMSPSSTPTTLTDLTNPTMPTVTSVLTAVPGGMDVHDCRSPSQTTLTSLF, from the exons ATGCTTTTCCATGGCCTCCCCGGAGGCGACATACACGGCGTGGTGGAAGAAATGGACCGGAGAGGGAAAGGCGAGTCGGCGGCTATCAGCTCGGCCATTGATATGGGGGAGTCGGAGACG AGCATGCCGTGCATGAACAGCGAGCGCGTGGCCCTGTGCGCAGGCTGCGGCCGGAAGATCGCGGACCGCTATTACCTGCTGGCGGTGGACAAGCAGTGGCACATGCGCTGCCTCAAGTGCTGCGAGTGCAAACTCAACCTGGAGTCCGAGCTCACCTGCTTCAGCAAGGACGGCAGCATCTACTGCAAGGAAGACTACTACAG AAGATTTTCGGTCCAGAGATGCGCCCGGTGCCACCTCGGGATCTCGGCGTCGGAGATGGTCATGCGGGCCAGGGATTTGGTGTACCACTTGAACTGTTTCACTTGTACCACTTGCAACAAGATGCTCACTACTGGGGACCACTTTGGCATGAAGGACAGTCTGGTTTACTGTCGGCTGCACTTTGAGACTCTAATACAAGGAGAATATCAGACACACTTTAACCACGCGGACGTAGTCCCTCACAAAGGACTGGGCTCGGCCAACACACTCGGACTATCTTACTTCAACGGCGTGGGGACGGTGCAGAAAGGGCGCCCGAGGAAAAGGAAAAGTCCTGGTCCAGGAGCAGAATTAGCTGCTTATAATGCAGGTAAGAATGCAC CTCTCAGCTGTAACGAGAACGACGGAGACTCCATGGACAGGGACTCGCAGTACAGCTCCAGCCAGAAGACCAAGCGGATGCGGACGTCCTTCAAGCACCACCAGCTCAGGACCATGAAGTCGTACTTCGCCATCAACCACAACCCGGACGCCAAGGACCTCAAGCAGCTGGCCCAGAAGACTGGCCTCACGAAGCGCGTGTTACAG GTGTGGTTCCAGAACGCCCGGGCCAAGTTCCGGCGGAACCTGCTGCGGCAGGAGAACACGGGCGTGGACAAGGCCTCGGACGGCTCCACGCTGCAGGGAGGCACGCCGTCGGGCCCTGCCTCGGAGATCTCCAACGCCTCCATGAGCCCCTCCAGCACGCCCACCACCCTCACTGACTTGACCAACCCCACCATGCCCACCGTCACCTCCGTCCTCACCGCGGTGCCGGGGGGCATGGACGTCCACGATTGCCGGAGCCCCTCACAGACCACCCTCACCAGCCTCTTCTGA
- the lhx2b gene encoding LIM/homeobox protein Lhx2b isoform X1, giving the protein MLFHGLPGGDIHGVVEEMDRRGKGESAAISSAIDMGESETSMPCMNSERVALCAGCGRKIADRYYLLAVDKQWHMRCLKCCECKLNLESELTCFSKDGSIYCKEDYYRRFSVQRCARCHLGISASEMVMRARDLVYHLNCFTCTTCNKMLTTGDHFGMKDSLVYCRLHFETLIQGEYQTHFNHADVVPHKGLGSANTLGLSYFNGVGTVQKGRPRKRKSPGPGAELAAYNAALSCNENDGDSMDRDSQYSSSQKTKRMRTSFKHHQLRTMKSYFAINHNPDAKDLKQLAQKTGLTKRVLQVWFQNARAKFRRNLLRQENTGVDKASDGSTLQGGTPSGPASEISNASMSPSSTPTTLTDLTNPTMPTVTSVLTAVPGGMDVHDCRSPSQTTLTSLF; this is encoded by the exons ATGCTTTTCCATGGCCTCCCCGGAGGCGACATACACGGCGTGGTGGAAGAAATGGACCGGAGAGGGAAAGGCGAGTCGGCGGCTATCAGCTCGGCCATTGATATGGGGGAGTCGGAGACG AGCATGCCGTGCATGAACAGCGAGCGCGTGGCCCTGTGCGCAGGCTGCGGCCGGAAGATCGCGGACCGCTATTACCTGCTGGCGGTGGACAAGCAGTGGCACATGCGCTGCCTCAAGTGCTGCGAGTGCAAACTCAACCTGGAGTCCGAGCTCACCTGCTTCAGCAAGGACGGCAGCATCTACTGCAAGGAAGACTACTACAG AAGATTTTCGGTCCAGAGATGCGCCCGGTGCCACCTCGGGATCTCGGCGTCGGAGATGGTCATGCGGGCCAGGGATTTGGTGTACCACTTGAACTGTTTCACTTGTACCACTTGCAACAAGATGCTCACTACTGGGGACCACTTTGGCATGAAGGACAGTCTGGTTTACTGTCGGCTGCACTTTGAGACTCTAATACAAGGAGAATATCAGACACACTTTAACCACGCGGACGTAGTCCCTCACAAAGGACTGGGCTCGGCCAACACACTCGGACTATCTTACTTCAACGGCGTGGGGACGGTGCAGAAAGGGCGCCCGAGGAAAAGGAAAAGTCCTGGTCCAGGAGCAGAATTAGCTGCTTATAATGCAG CTCTCAGCTGTAACGAGAACGACGGAGACTCCATGGACAGGGACTCGCAGTACAGCTCCAGCCAGAAGACCAAGCGGATGCGGACGTCCTTCAAGCACCACCAGCTCAGGACCATGAAGTCGTACTTCGCCATCAACCACAACCCGGACGCCAAGGACCTCAAGCAGCTGGCCCAGAAGACTGGCCTCACGAAGCGCGTGTTACAG GTGTGGTTCCAGAACGCCCGGGCCAAGTTCCGGCGGAACCTGCTGCGGCAGGAGAACACGGGCGTGGACAAGGCCTCGGACGGCTCCACGCTGCAGGGAGGCACGCCGTCGGGCCCTGCCTCGGAGATCTCCAACGCCTCCATGAGCCCCTCCAGCACGCCCACCACCCTCACTGACTTGACCAACCCCACCATGCCCACCGTCACCTCCGTCCTCACCGCGGTGCCGGGGGGCATGGACGTCCACGATTGCCGGAGCCCCTCACAGACCACCCTCACCAGCCTCTTCTGA